A stretch of the Hydra vulgaris chromosome 09, alternate assembly HydraT2T_AEP genome encodes the following:
- the LOC100210475 gene encoding kelch-like protein 28 isoform X2, with protein sequence MYVDNSHSVFLLKRLSLLRDHEELCDIELKVGDNGTCFSAHKVVLAAVSDYFKAMFSTKMEESFVKTIILHETDEKSVSILIDFAYTGHLSLSSINVQPLLVTANMLGIYQVVTACCNFLESQMHASNCLGFIEFAEIHSLHELKSSSLKFSVHNFLDLSNYDEYLHTNGNTLKLVISHDSLNVSCEEDIFYFIEQWVLYDKDSRIEVFYELFNEIRLDQLSTNFLSYLLFHSLFSTKAGYLSKLKINMFYNLKSSPSRMLSNELCLAKSKRNSSDCVFLSGGKDGLLNNLVSCTLYNLKKDTWIDCSPLPTPRINAAAVANNGVVYVVGGYIPYSTSFLPTSSMIKYSIYTHTWNYSLEMTEKRSGHVAVKSQGFIYVIGGYDGQSYLKSAERFSPSTEKWEKIKDMEYSRGAAAAVTLEEYIYVLGGQGIVHLSSVERYNTISGQWELMPAMSCKRINFGAAQVNGYIFVVGGHDGTNYLRSMERFDPISNEWTVVSSMSSPRTGIGVSVLYKKLYVMGGHNGSRYLDTCCSYDPFTDKWEDICSMNTPRCYMSYTDVCLNFSS encoded by the exons ATGTATGTGGATAACAGtcattcagtttttttattgaaaagattATCTTTATTACGTGATCATGAAGAATTATGTGATATAGAACTTAAAGTTGGAGATAATGGCACTTGCTTTTCTGCTCATAAAGTTGTACTTGCAGCTGTAAGTGATTACTTTAAAGCCATGTTCAGTACAAAAATGGAAGaatcttttgttaaaacaataattttacacGAAACAGATGAAAAATCTGTGTCAATACTTATTGATTTTGCATATACTGGACATTTGTCATTATCTTCTATAAATGTTCAACCTTTATTAGTTACAGCTAACATGCTTGGTATATACCAAGTAGTGACAGCTTGTTGCAATTTTCTTGAGAGTCAGATGCATGCTTCCAATTGTTTAGGTTTTATTGAATTTGCAGAGATTCATAGTCTTCATGAATTGAAATCTTcatctttaaagttttcagttCATAATTTCTTAGACCTGAGTAATTATGATGAATACTTACATACAAATGGAAATACATTAAAACTTGTAATTTCACATGATAGTTTAAATGTTTCGTGTGAAGAagatatattttactttatagaaCAATGGGTTTTATATGATAAAGACTCAAGAATTGAAGTATTTTATGAATTGTTTAATGAAATTAGGCTGGACCAGCTTAGCACAAACTTTTTGTCATACCTGCTTTTCCATTCCTTGTTTTCTACAAAAGCTGgttatttatctaaattaaaaattaatatgttttataatttaaaatccaGTCCATCTAGAATGCTTTCCAATGAACTCTGTTTAGCTAAATCTAAAAGGAATAGTAGTGACTGTGTTTTTTTATCAGGAGGAAAAGATGggcttttaaacaatttagtcTCCTGTACTctctacaatttaaaaaaagatacatGGATTGACTGTTCTCCTTTGCCAACCCCAAGAATTAATGCTGCAGCAGTAGCAAATAATG gTGTGGTTTATGTTGTTGGTGGCTATATACCTTACAGTACTTCTTTTTTGCCTACTTCATCAATGATTAAGTATTcaatatacacacatacatggAACTATTCATTAGAGATGACAGAAAAACGTTCTGGTCATGTTGCTGTTAAAAGTC AAGGCTTCATTTATGTAATTGGAGGTTATGATGGACAATCATATTTAAAG tctGCAGAAAGATTCAGCCCTTCAACAGAAAAATGGGAAAAGATCAAAGACATGGAGTACAGTAGAGGAGCTGCTGCAGCAGTAACATTAgaagaatatatttatgtattaggGGGTCAAG GTATTGTCCATTTATCTTCTGTAGAAAGGTACAACACTATTAGCGGTCAATGGGAGTTGATGCCTGCTATGAGTTGCAAAAGGATTAATTTTGGTGCTGCGCAAGTAAATGGTTATATATTTGTTGTAG GTGGCCATGATGGTACAAACTATTTACGAAGTATGGAAAGGTTCGATCCAATCTCAAATGAATGGACTGTTGTTTCTTCAATGTCTTCTCCTCGAACTGGTATTGGTGTTTCTGTGctttataaaaagttgtatGTTATGGGTGGACACAATGGGAGTCGTTACTTAGATACCTGCTGTTCTTATGATCCATTTACTGACAAATGGGAAGATATTTGTTCAATGAACACACCTAGATGTTATATGTCTTATACTgatgtttgtttaaatttttctagttaA